In Siniperca chuatsi isolate FFG_IHB_CAS linkage group LG16, ASM2008510v1, whole genome shotgun sequence, the following proteins share a genomic window:
- the LOC122863211 gene encoding uncharacterized protein LOC122863211 isoform X1, with protein MCPGRCCYAYAASLVRDIGAAFRLLFTPAIKLLVLEMTKLEARRRKYHERPGWWKGMNVTDLRAYVGLLILVGVYRSRGKPVGRRERTGRVDAAMPLKVFHAYSLLLRFDDRETRAARCAGQTGGSQGAGGQVGGVSALLLQLGARDNSGATGTVQRAAAAAASKRKRCQICPRRRTVKRTPCAAGATGTCAEAAHCRTAPRALTGQLAVGQSDPKDTGAPQNSEAAGGLISIFLHWALGYQQCNKLVHRRKDKCCPTGMVYGVRCIS; from the exons ATGTGTCCCGGCCGGTGTTGTTATGCGTATGCGGCGTCCCTAGTGCGCGACATCGGGGCCGCGTTCCGCCTGCTGTTCACGCCGGCCATAAAGCTGCTCGTCCTGGAGATGACCAAGCTTGAGGCCCGTCGCCGCAAGTACCACGAACGGCCGGGCTGGTGGAAGGGCATGAACGTCACTGACCTGCGCGCCTACGTGGGGCTGCTCATCCTGGTTGGCGTCTACAGGTCCCGGGGCAAGCCTGTGGGACGCAGAGAGCGGACGGGGCGTGTCGACGCCGCCATGCCTCTCAAGGTCTTTCACGCCTACTCCTTGCTGCTGCGATTCGACGACCGCGAAACCAGAGCCGCCAGATGCGCCGGACAAACTGGTGGCAGTCAGGGAGCTGGCGGACAGGTGGGTGGAGTGTCTGCCCTACTTCTACAACTCGGGGCCCGAGATAACAGTGGAGCAACTGGTACCGTTCagag AGCGGCGGCTGCTGCGGCCAGCAAGAGGAAAAGGTGTCAGATATGCCCCCGAAGAAGAACAGTAAAACGCACACCGTGTGCCGCGGGTGCAACAGGTACGTGTGCAGAAGCTGCGCACTGCCGTACTGCCCCGCGTGCGCTGACAGGGCAGCTGGCCGTGGGTCAGTCTGACCCGAAGGACACAGGCGCGCCGCAGAACTCCGAGGCTGCGGGAGGGTTAATATCCATATTCTTACATTGGGCCTTGGGTTATCAGCAGTGTAATAAATTGGTACACAGAAGGAAGGATAAATGTTGCCCTACTGGTATGGTTTATGGAGTCAGGTGTATTTcttaa